One genomic window of Azospirillum sp. TSH100 includes the following:
- a CDS encoding oxepin-CoA hydrolase, alternative type yields the protein MNERQDTGSMTVDRQGRVMVLTMSDAGTRNALGLKMMAAGRDALDEATHDPNIGSIVLTGAGGAFSSGGHLNNLYHHGSRSRSENRDGIERFHGWVRAMRECPKPIVAAVEGPAAGAGFSLALACDLIVAAEDAQFLTAYVRVGLTADGGASASLARALPPQLYAELMLTGGPVDAARLHAAGVVNRVTAPGRALAEAIAWAGTIAEGPSGAMGRAKKLMELAYGSFATQLARESDLFVEALHHGEAKEGITAFFEKRRPVFHKR from the coding sequence ATGAACGAACGTCAGGATACCGGCAGCATGACGGTGGACCGCCAGGGCCGCGTCATGGTGCTGACCATGAGCGACGCCGGCACCCGCAACGCGCTGGGTTTGAAGATGATGGCCGCCGGACGCGATGCGCTGGACGAGGCGACGCACGACCCCAACATCGGCTCCATCGTGCTGACCGGGGCCGGCGGCGCCTTCAGTTCGGGCGGGCATCTGAACAACCTCTATCACCATGGCAGCCGGTCGCGATCGGAAAACCGCGACGGGATCGAGCGCTTTCACGGCTGGGTCCGCGCCATGCGCGAATGCCCGAAGCCGATCGTCGCCGCGGTGGAGGGGCCGGCCGCCGGCGCCGGCTTCTCGCTGGCGCTGGCCTGCGACCTGATCGTCGCAGCCGAGGACGCGCAGTTCCTGACCGCCTATGTCAGGGTCGGGCTGACAGCCGACGGCGGCGCCTCCGCCTCGCTCGCCCGCGCCCTGCCGCCGCAGCTCTATGCGGAGCTGATGCTGACCGGCGGCCCGGTCGACGCAGCGCGCCTGCATGCCGCCGGCGTCGTCAACCGCGTCACCGCCCCCGGCCGGGCGCTGGCCGAGGCGATCGCCTGGGCCGGAACCATCGCCGAAGGACCGAGCGGCGCCATGGGCCGCGCCAAGAAGCTGATGGAACTGGCCTATGGCAGCTTCGCCACCCAGCTTGCCCGCGAAAGCGATCTGTTCGTCGAGGCCCTGCACCATGGCGAGGCGAAGGAGGGCATCACCGCCTTTTTTGAAAAGCGCCGACCGGTGTTCCACAAGCGCTGA
- a CDS encoding PAS domain-containing methyl-accepting chemotaxis protein: protein MSIRVGVVMFGRGKTNRALGRKLAALDALRAKVMVADTDLNIVHVNPAVTALLREVEGDLRKELPRLDVNRLVGSNIDVFHKNPSHQRKLLAALTKPYGATIKVGGHQFDLLVTPLTEGTERIGFVVEWADAKERLENLDYATQMAAISRSQAVIEFTTDGIITKANDNFLKVMGYRLDEVVGKHHNIFVEQAYRDSAEYSRFWETLRRGEFQAAQYKRIGKGGKVVWIEGAYNPIFDEKGRVTKVVKFAVDVTAQVSLLNNLKVMIDKNFGEVDQALHLSMGEAHSANDAAGSTSASVQAVAASAEELVASIGEISQSMSRARSATDGAFDRTVAVAASTDRLAAAAQAMNGIVGLINSIAGQINLLALNATIEAARAGEAGKGFAVVASEVKNLANQAGKATEQISAEIEGIQSTSTEVATALNAIREAVAVVREHVTGTASAVEEQSAVTQNMSSNMQTASAAVATVTANITAISSAVSQVAGAVERTKEAAHVLVR, encoded by the coding sequence GTGAGTATTCGGGTGGGGGTGGTGATGTTCGGACGGGGAAAAACCAATCGGGCGCTGGGGCGCAAGCTGGCCGCATTGGACGCCTTGCGGGCCAAGGTGATGGTGGCGGATACGGATCTGAACATCGTTCATGTCAACCCGGCGGTGACGGCGCTTCTGCGCGAGGTGGAAGGCGACCTGCGCAAGGAACTGCCCCGTCTGGACGTCAACCGTCTCGTCGGCAGCAACATCGATGTCTTCCACAAGAATCCGAGCCACCAACGCAAGCTGCTGGCCGCGTTGACCAAGCCCTATGGTGCCACGATCAAGGTCGGTGGCCATCAGTTCGACCTGCTGGTGACGCCCTTGACGGAAGGCACCGAGCGAATCGGTTTCGTCGTCGAATGGGCGGACGCCAAGGAGCGGCTGGAAAACCTCGACTACGCCACGCAGATGGCGGCGATCAGCCGGTCGCAGGCGGTCATCGAGTTCACCACCGACGGCATCATCACCAAGGCCAACGACAATTTCCTGAAGGTGATGGGCTATCGCCTGGACGAGGTCGTCGGCAAGCACCACAATATTTTCGTCGAGCAGGCCTATCGCGACAGTGCCGAATATTCCAGGTTCTGGGAAACCCTGCGCCGTGGCGAATTCCAGGCGGCGCAGTACAAGCGGATCGGCAAGGGCGGCAAGGTCGTTTGGATCGAGGGCGCCTACAACCCGATCTTCGATGAGAAGGGACGGGTCACCAAGGTGGTGAAGTTCGCGGTCGACGTGACCGCGCAGGTTTCGCTGCTGAACAACCTGAAGGTCATGATCGACAAGAATTTCGGCGAGGTCGACCAGGCGCTTCATCTGTCGATGGGGGAAGCCCATTCGGCCAACGACGCCGCCGGATCGACCTCCGCCAGCGTTCAGGCGGTTGCCGCCAGTGCGGAGGAACTTGTCGCGTCGATCGGCGAGATTTCCCAAAGCATGAGCCGGGCCCGTTCGGCCACGGACGGCGCCTTCGACCGCACCGTCGCGGTGGCGGCAAGCACCGACCGGCTGGCTGCCGCCGCCCAGGCGATGAACGGCATCGTCGGGCTGATCAACAGCATCGCCGGCCAGATCAATCTGCTCGCCCTGAACGCCACCATCGAAGCGGCGCGGGCCGGCGAGGCGGGTAAGGGCTTCGCCGTCGTCGCTTCGGAGGTCAAGAATCTCGCCAACCAGGCCGGGAAGGCGACCGAGCAGATCTCCGCCGAGATCGAGGGCATCCAGTCGACCTCGACCGAGGTCGCCACCGCGCTGAACGCCATCCGCGAAGCGGTCGCGGTGGTGCGCGAGCATGTGACCGGCACGGCATCGGCGGTGGAGGAGCAGAGCGCCGTCACCCAGAACATGTCGTCCAACATGCAGACCGCATCCGCCGCCGTGGCGACGGTGACCGCCAACATCACCGCCATTTCCAGCGCGGTCAGTCAGGTTGCCGGTGCGGTCGAACGGACGAAGGAGGCGGCGCACGTCCTCGTGCGCTGA
- the dprA gene encoding DNA-processing protein DprA, producing the protein MQFRRRSLTDSERLDWLRLIRTENVGPITFHRLLEQYGSAAKALDMLPDLARRGGRAKPLRIASKAEAEREMQANRRFGARLLCTCEPDYPEPLAAVDDAPPVISVAGHDHLLRRRAIAIVGARNASLNGKKFAESLARELGAAGLLVVSGLARGIDTAAHAGSLTSGTAAVLAGGIDVVYPPENEGLYRDILAQGVVVAESAIGTQPQARHFPRRNRLISGLSLGVLVVEAALRSGSLITARMALEQGREVMAVPGSPLDPRCHGTNNLLRQGATLVERADDVLRAIENLRPPTLAEPQRDLFSAPAFLPGKAAEPDESDLARARAVVLENLGPSPVTIDELVRGCQLSAPVVLTVVLELELAGRVQRLPGHQVSLA; encoded by the coding sequence ATGCAATTCCGCCGCCGCTCCCTGACCGACTCCGAACGGCTCGACTGGCTCCGCCTCATCCGAACGGAGAATGTCGGGCCGATCACCTTTCACCGCCTGCTGGAGCAATATGGCAGCGCCGCCAAGGCGCTGGACATGCTGCCCGACCTGGCGCGGCGCGGCGGGCGGGCAAAACCGCTTCGGATCGCTTCCAAGGCCGAGGCGGAACGGGAAATGCAGGCCAACCGCCGCTTCGGCGCCCGCCTGCTCTGCACCTGCGAACCGGATTACCCGGAGCCGCTGGCCGCGGTGGACGATGCCCCGCCGGTGATTTCCGTCGCCGGGCATGACCATCTGCTGCGGCGCCGCGCGATCGCCATCGTCGGGGCGCGCAACGCCTCTCTCAATGGCAAGAAATTCGCCGAATCGCTGGCGCGCGAGCTGGGAGCGGCCGGGCTGCTTGTCGTCTCCGGCCTTGCCCGCGGGATCGACACCGCCGCCCATGCCGGCTCTCTCACCAGCGGAACCGCCGCGGTGCTGGCCGGCGGCATCGACGTGGTCTACCCGCCGGAGAATGAGGGGCTGTACCGCGACATTCTGGCGCAGGGCGTCGTGGTGGCGGAAAGCGCCATCGGCACCCAGCCGCAGGCCCGCCATTTTCCGCGCCGCAACCGCCTGATCTCCGGCCTGTCGCTCGGCGTGCTGGTGGTGGAGGCGGCGCTGCGCTCCGGCTCGCTGATCACCGCGCGGATGGCGCTGGAACAGGGGCGCGAGGTGATGGCGGTGCCGGGATCGCCGCTCGACCCGCGCTGCCACGGGACCAACAACCTGCTGCGCCAGGGCGCCACCCTGGTGGAGCGGGCCGACGACGTGCTCCGCGCCATCGAAAACCTGCGCCCGCCCACATTGGCGGAGCCACAGCGCGACCTGTTCAGCGCCCCCGCCTTCCTCCCGGGCAAGGCCGCCGAACCCGACGAATCCGACCTTGCCAGGGCACGCGCCGTGGTGCTGGAAAACCTCGGTCCCTCGCCCGTCACCATTGACGAACTCGTTCGCGGGTGCCAATTGTCCGCTCCGGTGGTGCTGACCGTGGTTCTGGAACTTGAGCTTGCCGGCCGAGTCCAGCGTCTTCCCGGTCATCAGGTGTCTCTTGCCTGA
- the topA gene encoding type I DNA topoisomerase — MPGSNVVIVESPAKAKTINKYLGDDYTVIASFGHVRDLPARDGSVRPDEDFAMEWELGDRSKRHIDEIAKAVKSADRIYLATDPDREGEAIAWHLSELLREKHLSDNRDVQRVTFNEITKSAVQTAMANPRAVSQELVDAYLARRALDYLVGFTLSPVLWRKLPGSKSAGRVQSVALRLICERESEIEVFKPQEYWSIAVGFTTPAGAAFTASLTQLDGKRLDKFGLPNRDAAEAAVAKIRPQAFAVSQVERKQSRRNPSPPFTTSTLQQEASRKLGFGATRTMRTAQKLYEGVDIGGETVGLITYMRTDGVSLSQEAIDGARGLIGSHYGERYVPAQPRVYKTAAKNAQEAHEAIRPTDLHRRPDSVAGYLEQDELRLYELIWKRTLASQMESAVLDQVAVDIASPSKDVVLRATGSIVVFDGFLKVYQEDRDDATEDDQQERRLPAMDQGDALVRGEIDPEQHFTQPPPRYSEASLVKKLEELGIGRPSTYASILQVLQDRNYVRLDKRRFIPEDRGRLVTAFLENFFHRYVEYNFTAELENQLDEISDGKIDWKTVLRDFWTAFDAAVNGTKDLTITQVLTTLDNELGAHFFPAATEDGHDPRVCPVCREGRLGLKLGKMGAFIGCSRYPECRYTRPLAVANDENGEAQEGPRELGNDPETGLPVTVRRGPYGAYIQLGPAPTTAVAPPEEPAAEEPAADGKKPKAKKKKKDEAPKPKRVSLPKGMAAADVDLDTALRLLALPRAIGNHPETGEEISAGIGRFGPYLKHGSVYKSLTPDDDVLTIGINRAVDLLAGAAKKASAPAKTLGDHPKTGKPITMGSGRFGPYVKHASVYASIPKGTEPDSVTLEQALELIDAKVAKDAAKKGGKAAKDAEPAKAGGGEAEKPAKAPAKTAAKKPAAKKATKAKTAKDAPAEAAAPKETAKAS; from the coding sequence TTGCCGGGCAGCAACGTCGTCATCGTCGAATCGCCGGCCAAGGCGAAGACCATCAACAAGTATCTGGGCGACGACTACACCGTCATCGCCAGCTTCGGCCATGTCCGCGACCTTCCGGCGCGCGACGGATCGGTGCGCCCGGATGAAGATTTCGCGATGGAATGGGAGCTGGGCGACCGCTCCAAACGCCACATCGACGAGATCGCCAAGGCGGTGAAGTCGGCCGACCGCATCTATCTCGCAACCGACCCGGATCGCGAGGGAGAGGCCATCGCCTGGCACCTGTCCGAACTCCTTCGCGAAAAGCATCTGTCCGACAACCGCGACGTCCAGCGCGTCACCTTCAACGAGATCACCAAGTCCGCCGTCCAGACCGCGATGGCGAACCCGCGCGCGGTTTCGCAGGAGCTGGTCGACGCCTATCTGGCGCGCCGGGCGCTGGACTATCTCGTCGGCTTCACCCTGTCGCCGGTGCTGTGGCGCAAGCTGCCGGGTTCCAAGTCGGCCGGCCGCGTGCAGTCGGTGGCCCTGCGCCTGATCTGCGAGCGCGAGTCGGAGATCGAGGTCTTCAAACCGCAGGAATACTGGTCGATCGCGGTCGGCTTCACCACGCCGGCCGGCGCCGCCTTCACCGCGTCGCTGACCCAGCTGGACGGCAAGCGGCTCGACAAGTTCGGCCTGCCCAACCGCGATGCGGCCGAGGCCGCGGTGGCCAAGATACGCCCGCAGGCCTTCGCCGTATCGCAGGTGGAGCGCAAGCAGAGCCGCCGCAACCCGTCGCCACCCTTCACCACCTCCACCCTGCAACAGGAGGCCTCGCGCAAGCTGGGCTTCGGCGCCACCCGCACCATGCGCACGGCGCAGAAGCTGTATGAGGGTGTCGACATCGGCGGCGAGACGGTGGGACTCATCACCTATATGCGAACCGACGGCGTCAGCCTGTCGCAGGAGGCCATCGACGGCGCCCGCGGCCTGATCGGCTCGCACTATGGCGAACGCTATGTCCCGGCCCAGCCGCGCGTCTACAAGACCGCCGCCAAGAACGCCCAGGAGGCCCACGAGGCCATCCGCCCGACCGACCTGCACCGCCGCCCTGACTCGGTGGCCGGCTATCTGGAGCAGGACGAGCTGCGGCTCTACGAGCTGATCTGGAAGCGCACGCTGGCCAGCCAGATGGAAAGCGCCGTGCTGGATCAGGTGGCGGTCGACATCGCCAGCCCGTCGAAGGACGTCGTGCTGCGCGCCACCGGCTCGATCGTCGTGTTCGACGGCTTCCTGAAAGTCTATCAGGAGGACCGCGACGACGCGACCGAGGACGACCAGCAGGAGCGCCGCCTGCCCGCCATGGACCAGGGCGATGCTCTCGTCCGCGGCGAGATCGATCCGGAGCAGCATTTCACCCAGCCGCCGCCACGCTATTCCGAAGCCAGCCTCGTGAAAAAGCTGGAAGAGCTGGGGATCGGCCGGCCGTCGACCTACGCCTCGATCCTGCAGGTGTTGCAGGACCGCAATTATGTGCGGCTGGACAAGCGGCGCTTCATCCCTGAGGACCGCGGCCGGCTGGTCACCGCCTTCCTGGAGAATTTCTTCCACCGCTATGTGGAGTACAACTTCACCGCGGAGCTGGAAAACCAGCTGGACGAAATCTCCGACGGCAAGATCGACTGGAAGACCGTCCTGCGCGATTTCTGGACCGCCTTCGACGCGGCGGTGAACGGCACCAAGGATCTGACGATCACCCAGGTGCTGACCACGCTCGACAACGAGCTGGGCGCCCATTTCTTCCCCGCCGCCACCGAGGACGGCCATGACCCGCGCGTCTGCCCGGTCTGCCGCGAAGGCCGGCTGGGGCTGAAGCTGGGCAAGATGGGCGCCTTCATCGGCTGCTCGCGCTATCCGGAGTGCCGCTACACCCGGCCGCTGGCCGTCGCCAACGACGAGAATGGCGAGGCGCAGGAAGGCCCGCGCGAGCTGGGCAACGATCCTGAGACCGGCCTGCCGGTGACGGTGCGCCGTGGTCCGTATGGCGCCTATATCCAGCTCGGGCCGGCACCAACCACGGCGGTCGCTCCGCCGGAGGAACCGGCGGCGGAAGAGCCTGCTGCCGACGGCAAGAAGCCGAAGGCGAAGAAAAAGAAGAAGGATGAGGCACCGAAGCCCAAGCGGGTGTCGCTGCCCAAGGGCATGGCCGCCGCCGACGTCGATCTCGACACCGCGCTGCGGCTGCTGGCCCTGCCACGCGCCATCGGCAACCATCCGGAGACCGGGGAAGAGATCAGCGCCGGCATCGGCCGCTTCGGTCCCTACCTGAAGCATGGCAGCGTCTACAAATCGCTGACGCCGGACGACGACGTTCTGACCATCGGCATCAACCGTGCCGTCGATCTGCTGGCCGGTGCCGCCAAGAAGGCCTCGGCTCCGGCCAAGACGCTGGGCGACCACCCGAAGACCGGCAAGCCGATCACCATGGGCTCGGGCCGCTTCGGACCCTACGTGAAGCACGCCAGCGTCTATGCCTCGATCCCCAAGGGGACCGAGCCGGACAGCGTCACGCTGGAACAGGCGCTGGAACTGATCGACGCGAAGGTCGCCAAGGACGCCGCCAAGAAGGGCGGGAAGGCCGCCAAGGACGCCGAACCGGCCAAGGCCGGCGGCGGCGAGGCGGAAAAGCCGGCCAAGGCCCCTGCAAAGACTGCGGCGAAGAAGCCGGCCGCCAAGAAGGCGACCAAGGCCAAGACGGCCAAGGACGCCCCGGCGGAAGCCGCGGCGCCGAAGGAGACGGCGAAGGCGTCGTAG
- a CDS encoding DUF4405 domain-containing protein: protein MTISKTMTRDVVTPVTIVTFVVSTVTGIMLLLHWNAGLVRFSHEWLSVVFSAIALWHLVKNWRAFLGYLKRHAAQAAFVTSVIVSVVFTGMTGTTGGGAVNPGAVFGALSGARLEAAAPALGLTSDTAVEVLKAAGIDAAPGETLTVIGERAGKNGAAIASMLAAKRGR from the coding sequence ATGACCATTTCCAAAACAATGACCCGCGACGTGGTGACGCCCGTCACCATCGTCACCTTCGTCGTGTCCACCGTGACCGGCATCATGCTGCTCCTGCACTGGAATGCCGGACTGGTGCGCTTCTCCCACGAATGGCTGAGCGTGGTGTTCTCCGCCATCGCACTCTGGCATCTGGTGAAGAACTGGCGCGCCTTCCTGGGCTATCTGAAACGGCATGCCGCCCAGGCGGCCTTCGTCACCAGTGTGATCGTCTCGGTGGTCTTCACCGGCATGACCGGTACGACCGGCGGCGGCGCCGTCAATCCGGGGGCGGTGTTCGGCGCCCTGTCCGGCGCCCGCCTGGAGGCCGCCGCCCCGGCCCTTGGCCTGACGTCCGACACCGCTGTGGAGGTGCTGAAGGCCGCGGGCATCGATGCCGCGCCGGGAGAGACGCTGACGGTGATCGGTGAACGCGCCGGGAAGAACGGGGCGGCCATCGCCAGCATGCTGGCGGCGAAGCGGGGACGCTGA
- a CDS encoding tetratricopeptide repeat protein: protein MASIQEALRVAIDHHGAGRLREAEILYGRILDAAPETHAASHLMGMLLAQTGRLDEAVSRVAAALRARPDMAGYHRDFGKLHQVLGHPAEAAACQHRALALQPDDPAALALLGVAAQMTGDTNAAIDSLQRASILDGEDRESRQRLGLLLELRAIHHLERQQAGAAVADLSRLLMLEPPTAERLFQLGNACARAGRPADALTCYRRTQALQPDHVGACFNIGILTRQAGGLDLVALETAAAALARSVTLAPDYLEAREILAILLFQSHREVDSLAHSDRILTQKIQSAMQSGAELALPRLRDRPAAPERRTRDIVAFSLWGAAEIYGRGAVENARLVPSVYPGWTCRIYHDDSVPPAVLAELDALGAERVPMPPGSGPVTGLYWRFLASDDPTVRRFVCRDCDSRVGPRERAAVEAWITSGKSFHVMRDHALHSEVMLAGMWGGLAGLLPPLEPLIGRFSSEEADRWQDQRFLRSHVWPLIAEDCLIHDSHQPGHGLPFPDHPGDPADHAVGRRVAEVT, encoded by the coding sequence ATGGCCTCGATCCAGGAAGCCTTGCGGGTCGCCATCGACCATCATGGAGCCGGGCGGCTGCGGGAGGCGGAAATCCTCTATGGTCGAATCCTCGACGCTGCTCCCGAAACCCATGCCGCTTCACATTTGATGGGCATGCTGCTGGCCCAGACCGGCCGCCTGGACGAAGCGGTTTCGCGCGTCGCCGCGGCGCTGCGTGCCCGGCCCGACATGGCCGGCTACCACCGCGACTTCGGCAAACTCCATCAGGTGCTCGGCCATCCGGCGGAGGCCGCCGCCTGCCAGCACCGCGCCTTGGCGCTGCAACCCGACGATCCCGCCGCCCTGGCACTGCTGGGCGTGGCGGCCCAGATGACCGGCGATACCAATGCCGCCATCGACTCGCTACAGCGGGCGTCAATTCTCGACGGGGAGGATCGGGAAAGCCGGCAGCGCTTGGGTCTTCTGCTGGAACTGCGCGCGATCCATCACCTGGAGCGGCAGCAGGCCGGCGCTGCTGTGGCCGACCTGTCACGCCTGCTCATGCTGGAGCCGCCGACGGCGGAACGGCTGTTCCAACTCGGCAATGCCTGCGCCCGTGCCGGCCGCCCGGCGGATGCGCTGACCTGCTACCGCCGGACGCAAGCGCTGCAACCCGACCATGTCGGGGCGTGCTTCAACATCGGCATCCTGACCAGGCAGGCCGGCGGCCTTGATCTGGTGGCGCTGGAAACAGCGGCCGCGGCGTTGGCCCGGTCGGTGACCCTGGCACCCGATTACCTCGAAGCGCGCGAGATACTCGCGATCCTGCTGTTCCAATCCCACCGTGAGGTGGACTCGCTGGCCCATTCCGACAGGATCCTGACGCAGAAAATACAGAGCGCCATGCAAAGCGGGGCGGAATTGGCCCTGCCACGCTTGCGTGACAGACCGGCCGCACCGGAACGCCGCACCCGCGACATCGTTGCCTTCAGCCTGTGGGGCGCCGCAGAGATTTACGGCCGCGGCGCCGTGGAGAATGCGCGCCTCGTGCCATCGGTTTATCCAGGCTGGACCTGCCGCATCTACCATGACGACAGCGTCCCCCCGGCGGTGCTGGCGGAACTCGATGCGCTGGGGGCTGAACGGGTGCCCATGCCGCCGGGAAGCGGCCCGGTCACCGGCCTCTATTGGCGCTTCCTGGCATCCGACGACCCGACCGTGCGCCGCTTCGTCTGCCGCGACTGCGATTCCCGCGTCGGGCCGCGCGAACGGGCAGCGGTGGAGGCGTGGATCACATCGGGCAAGTCCTTCCACGTCATGCGCGACCACGCGCTGCACAGCGAAGTGATGCTGGCCGGCATGTGGGGCGGTCTCGCCGGTCTGCTGCCTCCGCTGGAGCCGCTGATCGGCCGCTTCTCCTCGGAGGAAGCTGACCGCTGGCAGGACCAGCGCTTTCTCCGCTCCCATGTGTGGCCGCTGATCGCGGAGGATTGTCTGATCCATGACAGCCACCAGCCCGGCCATGGCCTCCCATTTCCCGACCATCCCGGTGATCCGGCGGATCATGCCGTCGGCCGACGGGTGGCCGAGGTGACGTAA
- a CDS encoding AraC family transcriptional regulator gives MDQQSALTEVSSGDGEFARLWREARFDGMECLNARFQRHSYAPHTHETYVVGVITAGTELYRCRGSERVARAGQVVVLDPDILHDGRPAADGYAYRMFYPSVALFGQAMAEALDRPVAPHFSVKELDDPELFQALCRLHLGLEGPFREPLRTDADALRAFTALALRHGDLTARPRDLGREPAAVRRAREYLDAHLDSPVELADLAEAAGLSRFHLLRVFRAAVGTTPHGYLTDRRVAQAKRLLAGPLPLAEVALACGFCDQAHFNRVFKGRVGVSPGHYRRGSNPVQDAAVIAA, from the coding sequence ATGGACCAGCAATCCGCATTGACCGAGGTGTCGTCCGGCGACGGCGAGTTCGCCCGACTGTGGCGGGAGGCGCGCTTCGACGGCATGGAATGCCTGAACGCCCGCTTCCAGCGCCACAGCTACGCCCCGCATACGCACGAGACCTATGTGGTCGGTGTCATCACCGCCGGAACCGAGCTGTACCGCTGCCGCGGCAGCGAGCGGGTGGCGCGGGCCGGTCAGGTGGTGGTGCTGGACCCCGACATCCTGCATGACGGCCGGCCGGCGGCGGACGGCTATGCCTACCGGATGTTCTACCCGTCGGTGGCGCTGTTCGGTCAGGCGATGGCCGAGGCACTGGACCGGCCGGTCGCGCCGCATTTCTCCGTGAAGGAACTGGACGACCCGGAGCTGTTCCAGGCCCTGTGCCGCCTGCATCTTGGGCTGGAGGGACCGTTCCGCGAACCGCTGCGCACCGACGCCGACGCGCTGCGCGCCTTCACCGCGCTCGCCCTGCGCCATGGCGACCTGACCGCCCGCCCGCGCGACCTGGGACGCGAGCCGGCCGCCGTCCGCCGGGCGCGGGAGTATCTGGACGCCCATCTCGACAGCCCGGTCGAACTGGCCGATCTGGCGGAGGCGGCGGGGCTCAGCCGCTTCCACCTGCTGCGCGTCTTCCGCGCGGCGGTGGGAACCACCCCGCACGGCTATCTGACCGACCGCCGGGTCGCCCAGGCCAAGCGGCTGCTGGCCGGGCCGCTGCCACTTGCCGAGGTGGCGCTGGCCTGCGGCTTCTGTGATCAGGCCCATTTCAACCGGGTGTTCAAGGGACGGGTCGGCGTCTCCCCCGGCCACTACCGGCGGGGCAGCAATCCCGTCCAAGACGCCGCCGTCATCGCCGCCTAA
- a CDS encoding AzlC family ABC transporter permease translates to MTMDSIAIPASPRQEFAAGVVHCLPIVAGAVPFGFLLGSLAAKAGLSALDMGLMSALVFAGSSQFVAVELLDKNGSGGSAGLAVVGAILLVNLRHLLMGATLEPRFRGMSRARAGLALFFMTDEQWALALRRGPELSLAYWYGVAATLYLAWLTSTVSGTLAGALIADPTAWGLDFTFIAVFLCLLAGFWRGAGSLPPWLASAAAALAVHALSSGGTWHILAGALAGGAVAALQAKGQGRARDA, encoded by the coding sequence ATGACCATGGACAGCATCGCCATACCGGCGTCCCCGCGGCAGGAGTTCGCGGCGGGCGTCGTCCATTGCCTGCCGATCGTGGCGGGCGCCGTTCCCTTCGGCTTCCTGCTGGGCAGCCTCGCCGCCAAGGCCGGGCTGTCGGCGCTCGACATGGGGCTGATGAGCGCGCTGGTCTTCGCCGGCAGTTCGCAATTCGTCGCGGTCGAACTGCTGGACAAAAATGGGAGCGGGGGCAGCGCCGGGCTGGCGGTGGTCGGCGCCATCCTGCTGGTCAACCTGCGCCACCTGCTGATGGGGGCGACGCTGGAGCCCCGCTTCCGCGGCATGTCCAGGGCACGGGCCGGGCTGGCGCTGTTCTTCATGACCGACGAGCAGTGGGCGCTGGCACTCCGCCGCGGACCGGAACTGTCGCTGGCCTACTGGTACGGGGTGGCGGCGACACTTTATCTCGCGTGGCTGACCAGCACGGTGTCCGGGACGTTGGCCGGCGCGCTGATCGCCGACCCGACCGCCTGGGGGCTGGATTTCACCTTCATCGCCGTCTTCCTCTGCCTGCTGGCCGGCTTCTGGCGCGGCGCCGGTTCGCTGCCGCCCTGGCTGGCGAGTGCCGCCGCCGCGCTGGCCGTCCATGCGCTGTCTTCCGGCGGAACCTGGCATATCCTTGCCGGCGCCCTGGCCGGCGGGGCGGTCGCGGCTCTTCAAGCGAAGGGGCAAGGGAGGGCACGCGATGCTTGA
- a CDS encoding AzlD family protein has protein sequence MLESLQLDWSVFAIVLGGALVTWMTRIGGPWLIARVRLGPAANAALEATPGAVLVALVAPAALSRPSDALAAAFVCLIARRVPMVVAVAAGVVAVVVLRRLI, from the coding sequence ATGCTTGAGTCGCTGCAACTGGACTGGAGCGTCTTCGCCATCGTGCTGGGCGGGGCGCTGGTGACCTGGATGACGCGGATCGGCGGACCCTGGCTGATCGCCCGGGTGCGGCTGGGTCCGGCGGCGAATGCCGCGCTGGAGGCGACGCCGGGCGCGGTACTCGTCGCACTGGTGGCGCCGGCCGCCCTGTCGCGCCCGTCCGACGCGCTGGCCGCCGCCTTCGTCTGCCTGATCGCCCGCCGGGTGCCGATGGTGGTCGCGGTGGCGGCCGGCGTGGTGGCCGTGGTGGTGCTGCGCCGGCTGATCTGA